The Hippoglossus stenolepis isolate QCI-W04-F060 chromosome 11, HSTE1.2, whole genome shotgun sequence genome includes a window with the following:
- the LOC118117939 gene encoding mitochondrial ubiquitin ligase activator of nfkb 1-A has protein sequence MSDVPLNTLVLIGVGSSFALSSLFYRLYQEKKKELEKLKEIPIFKPDQHLVQVLKASPHRRLQYVAVEGRVQADGEPLASRFVPRCFGVIQKIAVEEHWKYWNNFTRTWNSRTTNKKETSNSVPFSLISPGAYMTDLYVKVQNPLEASGCPLERVYHKLRRSEEGLVNLALQGLSGEKPVAMVESEELLRVGSILTGFGEVVLEGGQVMRLQAPQDDRKYMLVATDYRSFIDRHESSATMWKTLTAVTGLTGASLLAGVIYNLVGKQDDRSK, from the exons ATGAGTGACGTCCCTCTCAACACGCTGGTTCTGATCGGTGTGGGATCCAGCTTCGCCTTATCCAGCCTGTTCTATCGTTTATatcaagagaagaagaaggagctggaAAAGCTTAAG gAAATACCCATCTTCAAACCAGACCAACATCTGGTCCAAGTACTGAAAGCGTCGCCCCACAGGAGACTCCAGTATGTTGCTGTGGAAG GTCGGGTCCAGGCGGACGGGGAGCCTCTGGCCAGCCGGTTCGTCCCACGATGCTTTGGTGTGATTCAGAAGATCGCCGTGGAGGAACACTGGAAATACTGGAACAACTTCACCAGGACGTG GAATTCTCGGACAACGAATAAGAAAGAGACCAGCAACTCTGTGCCCTTCAGCCTGATCAGCCCTGGAGCCTACATGACTGACTTGTACGTGAAAGTGCAGAACCCTCTGGAGGCCTCCGGCTGCCCCCTGGAGAGGGTCTACCACAAATTAAGACGTTCTGAGGAGGGCTTGGTGAACCTGGCGTTGCAGGGCCTCAGCGGGGAGAAACCTGTGGCGATGGTGGAGAGCGAGGAGCTGCTGCGGGTGGGGAGCATCCTGACCGGGTTCGGGGAGGTGGTGCTGGAGGGAGGCCAGGTGATGAGGCTGCAGGCGCCGCAGGACGACCGCAAATACATGCTGGTAGCCACCGACTACAGGAGCTTTATAGACAGGCACGAGAGTTCAGCCACCATGTGGAAGACGCTCACTGCTGTCACCGGCCTCACAGGGGCGTCTCTGCTAGCAGGGGTCATTTACAACTTAGTAGGAAAACAGGATGACAGGTCAAAGTAG
- the LOC118117705 gene encoding vasoactive intestinal polypeptide receptor has protein sequence MSGDVSKGMFLLFSMFLEPVFSVQNQMCDMMREIDKERDACEAQIENRTTGCSGTWDKITCWPSADIGEVVTIPCPKYLFYFSRDVLTRNLSKTCTEDGWTPISMDSYIMDCGYNPNSTIDDNTGHFFTAIKVGYTIGHSVSLISLTVAIVILCLFRKLHCTRNCIHMHLFVSFILKAVAVFIKDVVLYDVGETENCQSSVGCKAVVVFFQYGIMASYFWLLVEGLYLHTLLAVSFFSERKYFWWYILVGWGAPTIFISAWVITKAYLNDPGCWETIDDSPWWIIKTPILVTILGNFFLFICIIRILRQKMNCPDIGRKESNQYSRLAKSTLLLIPLFGINYILFAFIPDHIHPQVRMVFDLILGSFQGFVVAVLYCFLNGEVQSEIKRKWRRWMLQRFLGADTKYQQPSIGSNGNNFSTQITMLTKCSPSTRRASACQEQLSTI, from the exons ATGTCGGGAGACGTTTCAAAGGGgatgtttctccttttctccatGTTTCTGGAGCCC GTGTTTTCAGTGCAGAATCAGATGTGCGACATGATGAGGGAGatagacaaagagagagacgcGTGTGAGGCTCAGATTGAGAACAGAACAACAG gttgcAGTGGGACGTGGGACAAGATCACCTGCTGGCCCAGTGCTGACATCGGAGAGGTGGTTACCATCCCTTGTCCCAAATACCTCTTCTACTTCTCCAGGGATGTCCTTACAC GTAACCTGTCAAAGACCTGCACTGAGGACGGCTGGACCCCGATCAGCATGGACTCCTACATAATGGACTGCGGATACAATCCCAACAGCACCATTGATGATAATACG GGACACTTCTTCACCGCCATCAAAGTGGGTTACACCATTGGCCACAGCGTGTCGCTCATCTCTCTCACGGTTGCCATCGTCATACTGTGTCTCTTTCG GAAGCTGCACTGCACGAGAAACTGCATCCACATGcatctctttgtgtctttcatACTGAAGGCCGTAGCGGTGTTCATCAAGGACGTGGTTCTGTACGATGTTGGCGAGACAGAAAACTGCCAATCATCT GTGGGCTGCAAGGCAGTGGTGGTCTTCTTCCAGTATGGCATCATGGCGAGTTACTtctggctgctggtggagggCCTCTACCTCCACACCCTGTTAGCCGTCTCCTTCTTCTCCGAGAGGAAGTACTTCTGGTGGTACATCCTGGTCGGATGGG GGGCTCCAACTATCTTTATCTCGGCGTGGGTGATTACCAAGGCATATTTAAACGATCCTGG ATGCTGGGAGACGATCGATGACAGTCCATGGTGGATCATCAAAACACCTATCTTAGTCACCATACTT GGGAactttttcctcttcatttgtATAATCCGGATTCTGCGACAGAAGATGAATTGCCCCGACATCGGAAGAAAGGAATCCAACCAGTACTC gAGACTGGCTAAATCCACACTGTTGTTGATTCCTCTCTTTGGGATCAACTACATCCTTTTTGCCTTCATTCCAGACCACATCCACCCTCAAGTCAGGATGGTATTCGATCTCATTCTAGGCTCCTTTCAG GGGTTTGTCGTTGCAGTTCTGTACTGCTTTTTGAACGGAGAG gtgcAGTCGGAGATTAAGCGAAAGTGGCGCAGATGGATGCTGCAGAGGTTCCTGGGCGCTGACACCAAGTACCAGCAGCCCTCCATAGGCAGCAACGGAAACAACTTCAGCACCCAGATCACCATGTTGACCAAATGCAGCCCCTCCACTCGCCGGGCATCCGCATGTCAGGAGCAACTGTCAACCATCTGA
- the hhatla gene encoding hedgehog acyltransferase like, a isoform X3: MDVRSLIFGVYGGLAVLVTMGWTFMALVLSHCIILYSVALVKRKWLCLGAGLTTLASIKLEPYNSFQETLVTGSFDLQDILFYGGCGFSIMRCMSFALENCDKKDGSYTFCDLLKYNFYLPFFFFGPIMTFDRYHAQANNTQLTRKDREMWNITTKAVLHLGVILVVDVFFHYLYILTIPNDMKLVTKLSDWCLAGLAYSNLVYDWVKAAAMFGVINTVATLDHLDPPQPPKCLTMLYVFSETHFDRGINDWLCKYVYDYIGGDHNKIFKELLATFCTFAITTLWLGPCQLVYIWSFFNCFGLNFELWVAKLFSLPPFSTIEGIMGEAMSRRIRGVFNAANFWTIILYNILSLNSLEFAKLVGRRLIFKGFPLSTVSVLLVTYCGVQLVKERERQQALQDEAEVAKAVNGVKEKAE; encoded by the exons ATGGATGTAAG ATCCTTGATATTTGGTGTGTATGGTGGTTTGGCAGTCCTGGTGACGATGGGCTGGACCTTCATGGCTCTGGTTCTGTCTCACTGCATCATCCTCTACAGTGTTGCTCTGGTCAAGAGGAAATGGTTGTGCTTGGGAGCCGGCCTCACCACACTGGCCTCCATCAAGTTGGAGCCTTATAACTCCTTTCAG GAAACCTTGGTGACTGGTTCCTTTGACCTGCAAGACATCCTGTTCTATGGAGGCTGCGGCTTCAGCATCATGCGCTGTATGAGCTTTGCTTTAGAGAACTGCGATAAGAAGGATGGCAGCTACACGTTCTGCGACCTCCTGAAATACAACTTCTAcctccccttcttcttcttcggaCCCATCATGACCTTCGACAGGTATCATGCCCAG GCCAACAACACCCAGCTGACCCGCAAAGACAGGGAGATGTGGAACATCACCACCAAGGCTGTGTTGCACCTGGGAGTTATTCTGGTGGTGGACGTCTTCTTCCACTATCTTTACATCCTGACCATCCCCAACGACATGAAGCTGGTCACCAAGCTGTCTGACTGGTGTCTGG cTGGCCTGGCTTATTCCAACTTGGTGTATGACTGGGTGAAAGCGGCTGCGATGTTTGGTGTCATCAACACTGTGGCTACACTGGACCACCTGGACCCTCCTCAGCCCCCGAAGTGTCTGACCATGCTCTATGTCTTCAGTGAGAC gCACTTTGACAGAGGCATCAACGACTGGCTGTGCAA GTATGTTTATGACTACATTGGTGGGGATCATAACAAAATCTTCAAAGAACTCTTAGCAACCTTCTGCACCTTCGCTATCACCACCTTGTGGCTGGGTCCATGTCAGCTGGTTTACATCTGGTCCTTTTTCAACTGCTTTGGCCTCAACTTTGAGCTGTGGGTCGCCAAGCTCTTCTCCCTTCCACCATTTTCTACCATTGAG GGTATTATGGGTGAGGCTATGTCACGCAGGATCCGTGGTGTGTTCAACGCTGCCAACTTCTGGACCATCATCCTCTACAACATTCTCTCCCTCAACAGTTTGGAGTTTGCCAAACTGGTGGGCAGGAGACTGATTTTCAAAG GTTTCCCTCTGTCCACCGTCTCTGTGTTGCTTGTGACCTACTGCGGCGTGCAGCTGGTGAAGGAGAGGGAGCGACAGCAGGCCCTGCAGGACGAAGCCGAGGTGGCAAAGGCAGTCAATGGCGTCAAAGAGAAAGCAGAGTAG
- the LOC118117703 gene encoding kelch-like protein 40a yields MAATTIDPVEQPRMYQQTLLQDGLCDLLENDKFVDCVLKIQDKEFPCHRLVLAASSPFFKAMFLSDLEESKKREIVLKDVEPVVMGMILRYLYTSDISLTEQNVQDIFMVANMYQIPSIFSVCVSYLQEKLVLGNCLAIFRLGLLLDCPRLTVRAQEFICERYHVVIRDQDFLQLGPSELAIIITSDSLNVEREELVFESLMDWVKHDETNRVKDLQELLHCIRFRLIPLDYFKEKVECHQYIQFSQEIKKELDLVKDAHRGHLPKPRKPSSDGAKGGEGREDEEEDEEGYLPGILNNNPRFGMFEMELIVMINNTGTVGYDPVGNECFVVSESTDIPKNHCSLVTKQNQVFVVGGLLYNEDDKDEPFSSYFLQFDPVSSEWLGMPSQPNPRCLFGLTEAENSIFVVGGRELKEGEHALDSVMIYDRQSFKWGESDPLPYQVYGHGTVSHNGLVYVIGGKSESKKCLRRVCVYNPTKFEWKDLAPIKTARSLFGITIHKEQIYVLTGVTDAGLTCSAEVYDIATNKWSEFTEFPQQRSSLNLISSGGYLFALGGFAMMPSETSEEPVPTEMTDIWRYDEPDKCWNGILREVSYAEGSTILPVRLNTLRLSKL; encoded by the exons ATGGCAGCCACGACCATAGACCCAGTGGAGCAGCCTCGGATGTACCAACAGACCCTCCTTCAGGATGGACTGTGTGACCTGCTGGAAAATGACAAGTTTGTGGACTGTGTCCTTAAAATCCAGGACAAGGAGTTCCCCTGCCACCGCCTGGTTCTGGCAGCCAGCAGCCCCTTCTTCAAGGCCATGTTCCTGTCTGACCTGGAGGAGAGCAAGAAACGGGAGATTGTCCTCAAAGATGTGGAGCCAGTTGTTATGGGGATGATCCTGCGGTATTTATACACCTCTGACATTAGTCTGACAGAGCAGAATGTCCAGGATATCTTCATGGTGGCCAACATGTACCAGATCCCCTCCATCTTCTCCGTATGTGTCTCCTACCTACAAGAGAAGCTGGTGCTTGGAAACTGCTTGGCCATCTTCAGACTGGGGCTGCTGCTGGACTGTCCCCGGCTCACCGTCAGGGCTCAAGAGTTCATCTGTGAACGTTACCATGTCGTCATCAGGGACCAGGACTTCCTGCAGTTGGGTCCAAGTGAGCTggccatcatcatcacctcagaCTCCCTCAATGTTGAGCgggaggagctggtgtttgaATCCCTGATGGACTGGGTAAAACATGATGAGACAAACCGGGTCAAGGACCTGCAAGAGCTGTTGCACTGCATCCGTTTTAGGCTTATACCTTTGGATTACTTCAAAGAGAAAGTTGAGTGCCACCAGTACATCCAGTTTAGCCAGGAGATCAAGAAGGAGCTGGATCTCGTCAAGGATGCTCACAGAGGGCATCTCCCAAAGCCCAGAAAGCCTAGCAGTGATGGGGCAAAGGGGGGAGAAggaagggaggatgaggaggaggatgaggaagggTATCTGCCGGGTATACTAAACAACAACCCACGCTTTGGGATGTTTGAGATGGAACTGATAGTCATGATCAACAACACAGGGACTGTGGGCTACGACCCAGTAGGGAACGAATGCTTTGTGGTGTCAGAATCAACAGATATTCCCAAAAACCACTGCAGCCTGGTGACCAAGCAGAACCAGGTGTTTGTTGTCGGAGGACTCCTCTACAACGAGGACGATAAAGACGAACCGTTCAGTTCTTACTTCCTGCAG TTTGACCCGGTGAGTTCAGAGTGGTTAGGGATGCCCTCACAACCCAACCCTCGTTGCCTGTTTGGACTGACAGAAGCCGAGAACTCCATCTTTGTTGTGGGTGGGAGGGAATTGAAGGAAGGCGAGCACGCCCTGGATTCAGTCATGATCTATGACAGACA GTCATTCAAATGGGGTGAATCAGACCCTCTGCCTTATCAAGTATATGGCCACGGGACTGTATCACACAATGGTCTCGTCTACGTTATTGGAGGAAAGTCTGAAAGCAA GAAATGCCTGAGAAGAGTGTGCGTCTACAATCCAACAAAGTTTGAGTGGAAGGACCTGGCTCCCATTAAGACGGCCCGCTCTCTGTTCGGTATCACCATCCACAAAGAGCAGATTTACGTGTTGACGGGGGTCACAGATGCAGGCCTCACCTGCTCTGCGGAGGTCTATGACATCGCCACCAACAA GTGGTCTGAGTTTACAGAGTTCCCTCAGCAGCGCAGCTCTCTTAATCTAATCTCATCGGGAGGCTACCTGTTCGCGTTGGGGGGCTTCGCTATGATGCCCAGTGAAACCAGTGAGGAGCCCGTCCCAACAGAGATGACAGACATCTGGAG ATATGATGAGCCAGACAAGTGCTGGAACGGCATTTTGCGAGAGGTGAGCTATGCAGAGGGATCCACGATTCTTCCAGTGCGTCTCAACACTCTGCGTCTCTCCAAGTTATAA